One window of Robiginitalea biformata HTCC2501 genomic DNA carries:
- a CDS encoding 3-hydroxyacyl-CoA dehydrogenase/enoyl-CoA hydratase family protein codes for MKRRINKVTVIGSGIMGSGIACHFANIGVQVLLLDIVPRELTEKEQARGMSLEDAAVRNRLVNESLQKALKSKPSPIYHPDFANRIETGNLEDDISRVSEADWIIEVVVERLDIKKKVFENLDKHRREGTLITSNTSGIPIRFMSEGRSEDFRSHFCGTHFFNPARYLKLFEVIPGPDTKEDVIDFLKNYGEQFLGKTSVVAQDTPAFIGNRIGIFSIMSLFHMVKEMGMTVEEVDKLTGPVIGRPKSATFRTVDVVGLDTLVHVAEGIHENCPDDERHELFALPDYIRKMADNGWYGSKSGQGFYKKVKKDDGSSEILSLDLDTLDYRDRKRAKFDTLEETKTIDNVIDRFPVLIGGKDKAGEFYRKSLGALFAYVSYRIPEITDALYKIDDAMKAGFGWEHGPFQIWDAVGLDKGLELAVAAGQQAAPWVEEMQAAGHTSFYEIRDGATYYYDIDAGEYRKVPGQDAYIILDNIRESKAVFKNKGVVVQDLGDGILNVEFRSKMNTIGAEVLAGLNKAVDLAEKDYDGLVVGNQAANFSVGANIGMIFMLAVEQEYDELAMSVKYFQDTMMRMRYSSIPVIAAPHGMCLGGGCELSLHADKVVAAAETYIGLVEFGVGVIPGGGGSKEMALRAADTFKKNDVELNVLREYFLTIGMAKVSTSAYEAFDTGILQKGKDVVVVNKERQIATAKAYARLLADRGYTRPIERTDVKVLGKQALGMFLVGTDSMEAGNYISEHDKKIANKLAWVMAGGDLSEASYVSEQYLLDLEREAFLSLCTERKTLERIQHMLKKGKPLRN; via the coding sequence ATGAAGAGAAGAATCAACAAGGTCACAGTAATCGGCTCGGGTATCATGGGAAGCGGGATCGCCTGCCATTTTGCCAACATCGGCGTGCAGGTCCTCCTCCTGGACATCGTCCCGAGGGAGCTGACCGAGAAAGAGCAGGCCCGGGGAATGAGCCTCGAGGATGCCGCGGTTCGAAACCGCCTGGTGAATGAATCCCTTCAAAAAGCGCTGAAGTCCAAACCCTCGCCCATCTACCACCCGGATTTCGCCAATCGCATAGAGACCGGCAATCTGGAAGACGATATCTCGCGGGTTTCCGAGGCCGACTGGATCATCGAGGTGGTTGTGGAACGCCTGGATATCAAGAAAAAAGTCTTTGAAAACCTCGACAAGCATCGGCGGGAAGGCACGCTGATCACGTCGAATACCTCGGGCATCCCCATCCGTTTTATGAGCGAAGGCCGCAGCGAGGATTTCCGGTCGCACTTCTGCGGCACGCATTTCTTTAACCCGGCCCGTTACCTGAAACTCTTCGAGGTAATCCCCGGTCCGGATACCAAGGAAGACGTCATTGACTTTCTGAAAAACTACGGGGAGCAGTTTCTGGGAAAAACCTCGGTGGTGGCCCAGGATACACCTGCATTTATCGGCAACCGCATCGGAATCTTCAGCATTATGAGCCTCTTTCATATGGTGAAAGAAATGGGGATGACCGTTGAAGAGGTAGACAAACTCACCGGCCCCGTAATCGGCCGGCCCAAATCGGCCACCTTCCGGACCGTAGACGTGGTGGGGCTCGACACCCTGGTACACGTGGCCGAGGGGATACACGAGAACTGCCCGGATGACGAGCGCCACGAGCTGTTCGCCCTGCCGGACTATATCCGGAAAATGGCGGATAACGGCTGGTATGGCAGTAAAAGCGGTCAGGGGTTCTACAAAAAAGTGAAAAAGGATGACGGATCGAGCGAAATCCTGAGCCTGGACCTGGACACCCTGGACTACCGGGACCGAAAACGGGCCAAATTCGATACCCTGGAAGAAACCAAAACCATCGACAATGTGATTGACCGGTTCCCGGTCCTTATTGGCGGGAAGGACAAAGCCGGGGAATTTTACCGAAAAAGCCTTGGGGCCCTTTTTGCCTATGTCTCCTATCGCATACCCGAAATTACCGACGCCCTCTATAAGATTGACGATGCGATGAAAGCCGGTTTTGGCTGGGAGCACGGACCGTTCCAGATCTGGGATGCAGTAGGCCTCGATAAAGGTTTGGAACTGGCGGTCGCAGCCGGGCAACAGGCGGCTCCCTGGGTAGAGGAAATGCAAGCCGCAGGCCACACGTCCTTCTACGAAATCCGGGACGGGGCCACGTATTATTACGACATCGATGCCGGGGAGTATCGGAAAGTCCCCGGGCAGGATGCGTATATCATCCTGGACAATATCCGGGAAAGCAAGGCGGTATTCAAGAACAAAGGGGTGGTGGTCCAGGATCTGGGCGACGGCATCCTCAATGTGGAATTCCGTTCCAAGATGAACACCATCGGCGCGGAGGTGCTTGCGGGCTTGAACAAGGCCGTGGACCTTGCCGAAAAGGACTATGACGGGTTGGTGGTCGGAAACCAGGCGGCCAATTTCTCGGTCGGCGCCAACATCGGCATGATCTTTATGCTGGCCGTGGAACAGGAATACGACGAGCTGGCCATGTCCGTGAAGTATTTCCAGGATACGATGATGCGCATGCGGTATTCGTCCATCCCGGTAATCGCCGCACCGCACGGCATGTGCCTCGGGGGCGGCTGCGAATTGAGCCTGCACGCGGATAAGGTGGTAGCCGCTGCGGAGACCTATATCGGCCTGGTGGAATTCGGCGTCGGGGTAATCCCCGGCGGGGGCGGTTCCAAGGAGATGGCCCTCCGCGCCGCCGATACCTTTAAGAAAAATGACGTGGAGCTCAACGTATTACGGGAATATTTCCTGACTATCGGGATGGCCAAGGTATCCACCTCGGCCTATGAGGCTTTCGATACGGGCATCCTCCAAAAAGGCAAGGATGTGGTTGTGGTTAATAAGGAGCGTCAGATTGCAACTGCCAAGGCCTACGCCCGGTTGCTGGCCGACCGGGGATATACGCGGCCCATTGAGCGTACGGATGTCAAAGTGCTCGGGAAACAGGCACTGGGGATGTTTTTGGTGGGCACGGACTCCATGGAAGCCGGCAACTATATCTCGGAGCACGACAAGAAAATCGCCAACAAACTCGCCTGGGTAATGGCCGGGGGAGATTTGTCCGAAGCGAGTTACGTAAGCGAGCAGTACCTGCTGGATCTCGAGCGGGAGGCCTTCCTTTCCCTGTGCACGGAACGCAAAACCCTGGAGAGGATCCAGCACATGCTGAAAAAAGGGAAGCCGCTTAGGAATTAG
- a CDS encoding acetyl-CoA C-acyltransferase: protein MRTAYIVKAYRTAVGKAPRGTLRFKRPDELAAETIAYLLERVPGLEKQRIDDVIVGNAMPEAEQGLNMARLISLMGLKIEDVPGVTVNRYCASGLETIAIATAKIQSGMANCILAGGAESMSYIPMGGYKPVPDYGLAKAGHEDYYWGMGLTAEAVAKQYKVSREDQDAFAYESHQKALKAQKEKRFESQIVPIEIDHTYVNEAGKKTTRQYAVDTDEGPRADTSKEALARLRPVFAEGGSVTAGNSSQMSDGAAFTLVMSEEMVKELGLEPIARLVNYAAVGVEPRIMGIGPVKAIPKALGLAGIKQDQLELIELNEAFASQSLAVIRELGLDPDRVNVNGGAIALGHPLGCTGAKLSVQLFDEMRLRNLQGKYGMVTMCVGTGQGAAGVFEFLS from the coding sequence ATGAGAACAGCATATATTGTTAAAGCATACCGGACAGCCGTGGGAAAGGCCCCCAGGGGTACCCTGCGTTTTAAGCGGCCCGATGAACTGGCTGCGGAAACCATCGCCTACCTCCTGGAGCGCGTGCCCGGCCTGGAGAAACAACGCATCGACGACGTAATTGTGGGCAATGCCATGCCCGAGGCCGAACAGGGTCTGAACATGGCGCGGCTGATTTCCCTGATGGGCCTGAAAATCGAGGACGTACCCGGAGTTACGGTGAACCGCTACTGCGCCTCCGGCCTGGAAACCATCGCCATCGCCACGGCCAAAATCCAGAGCGGCATGGCCAACTGCATCCTCGCCGGGGGAGCCGAAAGCATGAGTTACATCCCCATGGGGGGCTACAAACCCGTCCCGGACTACGGGCTGGCCAAGGCCGGCCATGAAGATTATTATTGGGGAATGGGGCTGACGGCCGAAGCTGTTGCCAAACAATACAAGGTATCCCGGGAAGATCAGGATGCCTTCGCCTACGAGTCCCACCAGAAAGCCCTGAAGGCGCAAAAGGAGAAGCGGTTTGAATCCCAGATCGTCCCGATTGAGATAGACCACACCTATGTAAATGAGGCCGGGAAGAAGACCACCCGTCAATACGCCGTGGATACGGACGAAGGGCCCCGGGCGGATACGTCCAAAGAAGCATTGGCCCGTTTGCGGCCCGTTTTTGCAGAAGGAGGCAGTGTAACGGCGGGAAATTCCTCCCAAATGAGCGACGGGGCCGCCTTTACCCTGGTGATGAGCGAGGAGATGGTGAAGGAACTCGGCCTTGAACCCATTGCCCGCCTGGTAAATTACGCCGCCGTCGGGGTGGAACCCCGGATCATGGGGATTGGCCCGGTGAAGGCCATTCCCAAGGCGCTAGGGCTGGCCGGAATAAAACAGGACCAGCTGGAGCTCATCGAGCTGAACGAGGCCTTTGCCTCACAATCCCTGGCGGTAATCCGCGAACTCGGGCTGGACCCGGATCGGGTGAACGTCAATGGGGGAGCCATTGCCCTGGGCCACCCGCTGGGCTGTACGGGGGCGAAACTATCCGTCCAGCTATTCGACGAAATGCGCTTGCGCAACCTGCAGGGAAAATACGGCATGGTGACCATGTGCGTGGGAACCGGGCAAGGGGCAGCCGGGGTATTTGAATTCCTATCCTGA
- a CDS encoding acyl-CoA dehydrogenase family protein → MSTQTEEKEILRGGQFLVKETACEDVFTLEDLNEEQRMMRESTVEFVDRELWAHWERFEQKDYAYTEQCMRKAGELGFLSIAVPEEYGGMGMGFVSTMLVCDYISGATGSYSTAFGAHTGIGTLPITLYGTEEQKKKYVPKLASGEWFGAYCLTEPGAGSDANSGKTKAVLSEDGKHYLISGQKMWISNAGFCNLFIVFARIEDDKYITGFIVENDPENGISLGDEEKKLGIHSSSTRQVFFNETKVPVENMLSERGNGFKIAMNALNVGRIKLAAACLEAQRRVTDEAVRYAGERKQFKTAIINFGAIKSKIATMATNAYVGEAACYRAAKNIEDRIALRVAAGNSHAEAELKGVEEYAIECSILKVAVSEDVQETTDEGIQIFGGMGFSADTPMESAWRDARISRIYEGTNEINRMLAVGMLVKKAMKGHVDLLGPATAVGEELLGIPSFEAPDYSELFAEEKDLIARLKKVFLMIAGKAVQTFGTELEEHQQVLMAAADILIQVYMAESAVLRAEKNAKRQGEDAQAAQIAMARLNLYEAVDIVIRRGKEAIVSFTEGDEQRMMLMGLKRFTKYTNQPNVAALRELIADKVAESGGYNFD, encoded by the coding sequence ATGAGTACCCAAACCGAAGAAAAAGAAATCCTGCGCGGCGGCCAGTTCCTGGTAAAGGAAACTGCCTGTGAAGACGTCTTCACCCTCGAGGACCTGAACGAAGAACAACGTATGATGCGCGAGAGCACGGTAGAATTCGTGGATCGCGAACTCTGGGCGCACTGGGAGCGATTTGAGCAAAAGGATTACGCCTATACGGAGCAATGCATGCGGAAGGCCGGGGAGCTCGGTTTTCTGAGCATCGCAGTGCCCGAGGAGTACGGGGGCATGGGCATGGGCTTTGTAAGCACCATGCTGGTCTGCGATTACATATCCGGGGCCACCGGTTCCTACAGCACCGCTTTCGGCGCCCATACGGGGATCGGTACCCTGCCGATTACGCTCTACGGAACGGAGGAGCAAAAAAAGAAGTATGTACCCAAACTCGCCAGCGGCGAATGGTTTGGTGCCTACTGCCTCACCGAACCAGGTGCCGGCTCGGACGCGAACTCCGGGAAGACGAAAGCGGTTTTGTCGGAAGACGGGAAGCACTACCTGATCAGCGGGCAGAAGATGTGGATTTCCAACGCGGGTTTCTGCAACCTGTTTATCGTTTTTGCAAGGATTGAAGACGATAAGTATATCACAGGATTCATTGTGGAGAATGACCCGGAAAATGGGATTTCCCTGGGGGATGAAGAGAAAAAGCTCGGGATCCACTCCTCCTCTACCCGGCAGGTCTTTTTCAACGAAACCAAGGTACCGGTGGAAAACATGCTGTCGGAGCGCGGTAATGGGTTTAAAATTGCCATGAATGCCTTGAACGTGGGGCGGATTAAGCTGGCGGCTGCCTGCCTGGAGGCCCAGCGCCGCGTGACAGACGAAGCCGTGCGCTATGCCGGGGAACGCAAGCAGTTTAAAACTGCGATAATCAATTTCGGGGCGATTAAATCCAAGATCGCCACCATGGCGACGAACGCCTATGTGGGCGAAGCGGCCTGCTACCGGGCAGCCAAAAATATCGAAGACCGGATCGCTCTGAGGGTGGCCGCGGGGAATTCCCATGCCGAAGCCGAGCTCAAGGGAGTGGAAGAATACGCCATCGAATGCTCCATCCTCAAGGTGGCCGTTTCCGAAGACGTCCAGGAGACCACGGACGAGGGCATCCAGATTTTCGGGGGGATGGGCTTCAGCGCAGACACCCCCATGGAGTCTGCCTGGCGGGATGCCCGGATTTCCCGGATTTACGAGGGGACGAATGAGATCAACCGGATGCTGGCGGTGGGCATGCTGGTAAAAAAGGCGATGAAGGGACATGTGGACCTGCTTGGACCGGCAACCGCGGTCGGGGAGGAACTTCTGGGGATCCCCTCCTTTGAAGCCCCGGATTACAGCGAGTTGTTCGCTGAGGAGAAGGACCTGATCGCCCGGCTTAAAAAGGTATTCCTGATGATTGCGGGTAAGGCGGTACAGACCTTCGGCACGGAACTCGAAGAGCACCAGCAGGTATTGATGGCCGCCGCGGATATCCTTATCCAGGTCTACATGGCCGAATCCGCAGTCCTCAGGGCAGAAAAGAACGCCAAACGCCAAGGGGAAGACGCCCAGGCCGCACAAATCGCCATGGCCCGGCTGAACCTGTACGAAGCCGTGGACATCGTGATCCGGCGCGGGAAGGAAGCCATCGTCTCATTTACCGAAGGGGATGAGCAACGCATGATGCTGATGGGCCTCAAACGCTTTACAAAATATACCAATCAACCCAATGTCGCCGCCCTGCGAGAACTGATCGCGGATAAAGTGGCGGAGTCAGGCGGGTATAACTTTGACTAA
- a CDS encoding pyridoxal phosphate-dependent decarboxylase family protein, protein MAKSLLERAYDPEAFRELGKSLVDTLAGHLHAAQNGRGKVLDYRDAADELAFWKSFPEKNSSFAAWTEEVLRHTTQVHHPRYMGHQVAPPLPLASLAALLGEFLNNGMAVYEMGMAPTAMERLVTDWLCDRAGFGPDARGFLTSGGTLANLTALLAARRARGRDDVWNRGYSGRQAILVGEAAHYCIDRAARIMGMGRQGVIRVPVDAGYRMRTDELHRLYNQALADGLEPIALVGSAPSTATGSYDPIEELADFCTSRDLWLHIDGAHGGSALLSEKYRGLMRGVHRADSLVIDGHKMLGLPVLTTALLFRKGSVSYTTFSQEAEYLLTETQEEDWYNLAKRTFECTKLTSAFCWHAVISQYGESVFPAYLDRQYDLAREFAGMIRQRPNWELAVSPQSNIVCFRWVPPGAGKEVCNEINARIRGEILKEGRFYIVQTQLNGLTFLRTSLMNPFTTREHLEELLETCEKYGEA, encoded by the coding sequence ATGGCAAAGTCGCTTTTGGAACGGGCCTACGACCCGGAGGCATTCAGGGAGCTCGGAAAATCCCTGGTAGATACGCTGGCAGGGCATTTGCACGCAGCGCAAAACGGCCGGGGGAAGGTACTGGATTACCGGGATGCCGCAGACGAACTGGCATTCTGGAAATCATTTCCCGAAAAAAACAGCAGCTTCGCGGCCTGGACGGAGGAAGTACTGCGGCATACAACCCAGGTGCACCATCCGCGCTATATGGGTCATCAGGTAGCCCCTCCCCTTCCCCTGGCCTCCCTGGCGGCACTCCTGGGGGAATTCCTGAACAACGGCATGGCAGTTTACGAGATGGGGATGGCCCCGACGGCCATGGAACGCCTGGTTACCGACTGGCTTTGTGACCGGGCCGGGTTTGGCCCGGATGCGCGCGGATTCCTCACTTCGGGCGGGACCCTGGCCAACCTGACCGCCCTGCTGGCAGCCCGCCGCGCAAGGGGAAGGGACGATGTATGGAACCGGGGATACTCGGGGCGCCAGGCCATACTGGTCGGGGAGGCAGCCCACTATTGCATCGATCGGGCGGCCCGTATCATGGGCATGGGGCGTCAGGGGGTGATCCGGGTTCCCGTAGATGCCGGCTACCGGATGCGGACGGACGAGCTTCACCGGTTGTACAACCAGGCCCTCGCGGACGGGCTGGAACCCATCGCCCTGGTTGGCAGTGCCCCGTCCACCGCCACGGGCAGTTATGACCCGATCGAGGAGTTGGCGGACTTTTGCACCTCCCGGGACCTATGGCTCCATATCGACGGGGCCCACGGGGGTTCTGCCCTCCTCTCCGAAAAGTACCGGGGGTTGATGCGCGGCGTCCACCGGGCGGATTCCCTGGTCATTGACGGCCACAAGATGCTGGGTCTTCCCGTGCTTACCACCGCCCTGCTGTTCCGCAAGGGCAGCGTGTCCTACACCACATTCAGCCAGGAGGCCGAATACCTGCTCACCGAAACGCAGGAGGAAGATTGGTACAACCTGGCCAAGCGTACTTTTGAATGCACCAAACTCACCAGTGCATTTTGCTGGCATGCGGTAATCAGCCAATACGGGGAATCCGTATTCCCCGCCTACCTGGACCGGCAATACGATCTGGCCCGGGAATTTGCCGGGATGATCCGCCAGCGCCCGAACTGGGAACTCGCGGTCTCCCCCCAATCCAATATCGTCTGTTTTCGATGGGTACCCCCGGGGGCCGGGAAGGAGGTCTGCAATGAAATAAACGCGCGGATCCGAGGCGAAATCCTCAAGGAGGGAAGATTCTATATCGTCCAGACGCAGCTGAACGGGTTGACTTTTCTGCGCACGAGCCTGATGAACCCGTTTACGACCCGGGAGCATCTCGAAGAGTTGCTGGAAACCTGCGAAAAATACGGGGAGGCTTAG